Genomic DNA from Streptomyces sp. GS7:
CCGATCTCGACCGGGCCCCCTCCGCGAGACCGGTGGAGGCCCCCGGACGCAGCCGGACCACCCTGCTGCGCGGCGCCGACCTCGTGCTCACCATGGACCCGAAGCTGGGCACCGGCCCCCTCGGCCGGCTGGACAACGATGTCGACCTGCTGCTGCGGGACGGTGTCATCGCGGCCGTCGGCCAGCGGCTCGACGCCCCGGACGGCGCCCGCGTCCTGGACGCCCGCGGCAGGATCGTCCTGCCGGGCTTCGTCGATCTGCACAACCACCTGTGGCAGTCCAGCATCCGCGGCGGCTGCTCCAACGAGGACCTCTACGGCTGGATGTCCGACTGCAACCGCACCGTCCTGCCGAAGATCGACCCCCAGGACATGTACCGGTTCGTCCACCTGGCCGCCCTCGACGCCCTCCAGGCGGGCGTCACCACGGTCGTCGACTGGGTGCACCCGATCCCGTACGACACCAGCGGGCGCTACATCCGGGCGCTGGACGACGCCGGGCTGCGCTTCGTCTACGCCTCGACGCAGCGCGCCGCCGACGCCCGTCTCATCCCCAGGATCAAGAAGGACTTCCTGGACCGGCTGCCGCTGGCCTCCGTCCAGGTGGCGGCGCACGCCGGGATGTCGCAGCTCACCGACCTGCGGACGCTCCACGAACTCGCCCGCGAGCTCGGCGTGATGCTCAACTCCCACGTCCTGGAGAACCGCGACGACCGCGGGGACGACCCGATCCGCGCGCTCCGGGAGATCGGCGCCTTCGGACCGGACCTGCTGATGAACCACGCGATCCACCTCACCGACGCGGAGATCGCGCTGACCGGCGAGCACGACGTCCGGGTCGCCCACTGCCCGCTGAGCAACATGCGGCTGGCGTCCGGCATCTGCCCGCTGCCCGCGCTGCACGCGCACCGGGTGCGGGCCGGGCTGGGCCACGACGGCGGGACCAACGACACCTCGGACATGTTCAACGTCATGAAGGCGGCCGTCGGCCTCCAGCGAGCCCGCCACGAGGACGCCGGGATCCACCCCACCATCCCGGCCGTACTGCGGATGGCGACCCTGGGCGGCGCGGAGTGCATCGGCATGGCGGACCGGGTCGGGTCGCTGACACCGGGCAAGCGCGCCGATGTCGTCGTCCTCGACCCCGGCACGCTCAACTTCGCCCCGCGCTACGACTGGACCAGCCAGATCGTCCTCAACGGCCAGCCGCCGAACGTCAGCGAGGTCTTCGTCGACGGCCACCTGCGCAAGCACCGGGGCGAGCTGGTCCACGTCGACACCGAACGCGTCGTCCACGAGGCGGAGTTGGCGGCGTCGCGGCTCCGCACCACCTGACCGCCGAACGCCCGCGCGCCCGGCGGGTCCCACCGCCCCGCATCACCACCGGCCCGGCCCGGCACCGTCCCGGATCAGAACAGGCTCAGCAGCGCCTCCGCCGGGTCCACCGGTTTCGACTCGCCGTCCGGCAGGGCCAGTTCGAACCACACGGTCTTGCCGCGCGGGGTGCGGCGGCTGCCCCAGCCCTGGCTCAGCAGGCCGACGAGCTGGAGGCCGCGACCGCCCTCGTCGGTGTCCCGGGCCCGGCGGCGCCGCGGCTGGGCGAGATCCGCGTCCCACACCTCGCAGACCAGGGTGCGGTCCAGCAGCAGCCGCAGCCGGATCTCACCGTGGCCGTGCCGCAGGGCGTTGGTCACCAGCTCGCTGACCAGCAGCTCCGTGGTGTCGACCAGGGCCTGCAGCCCCCAGTCCGTGAGCTGGTCGCGGGCCAGCTCACGGGCCCGGGCGACCGAACGGGCCTCCGGCGCCAGGCTCCAGTCGCCCACCGCGTCCTTCGGCAGCCCGTGCACCCGGGCCATCAGCAGCGCGATGTCGTCCTCGCCGTGCTGGGTGTCCAGTGCGCTCAGCACGTGGTCGCAGACGTCCTCCAGCGGGCGGCCGGACTCCGAGAGCGCCGTCCGGAACGCCTGCAGCCCCTCGTCCAGCGGGTGGTCCCGGGACTCCACCAGGCCGTCCGTGTACAGCGCCAGCAGCGCGCCGTCGGGGACTTCGACCTCGATCTCCTCGAACGGCTCGCCGCCGACCCCGAGGGGCATCCCCGGCGG
This window encodes:
- a CDS encoding amidohydrolase family protein produces the protein MNLPEMSRRRVLAGLGTVPLAAAAGFPDLDRAPSARPVEAPGRSRTTLLRGADLVLTMDPKLGTGPLGRLDNDVDLLLRDGVIAAVGQRLDAPDGARVLDARGRIVLPGFVDLHNHLWQSSIRGGCSNEDLYGWMSDCNRTVLPKIDPQDMYRFVHLAALDALQAGVTTVVDWVHPIPYDTSGRYIRALDDAGLRFVYASTQRAADARLIPRIKKDFLDRLPLASVQVAAHAGMSQLTDLRTLHELARELGVMLNSHVLENRDDRGDDPIRALREIGAFGPDLLMNHAIHLTDAEIALTGEHDVRVAHCPLSNMRLASGICPLPALHAHRVRAGLGHDGGTNDTSDMFNVMKAAVGLQRARHEDAGIHPTIPAVLRMATLGGAECIGMADRVGSLTPGKRADVVVLDPGTLNFAPRYDWTSQIVLNGQPPNVSEVFVDGHLRKHRGELVHVDTERVVHEAELAASRLRTT